The following is a genomic window from Colletotrichum lupini chromosome 5, complete sequence.
CCCAGGAGCGGTGGAGGGTACCGCGGGCGTGGTGGCAGGGGATACCGtggcggtggcggcggtggATGGTAGGCCCATCCGGGGAGTGGAACGCTTTGAAGATGATCGCAGCTCAACCCGAACCAGAGGATGAAGAGTTGATGGGCGGCAATCCGAATTAGGAGCCTATATCGACGTTGACCGTCAGATCTCGAAAAAGAGCAGCATGCTACCCTGAGCCCTTGGAATATGACTGAGTATTGCGAAAGGAACCGACCGCCAATACTCTTCGATCCACGAGCCAAGCTTGTGTAACCCAAACACACAGACATTCAGCATGATACTTGAAGGATGTAAAACGTGGGTGACGATACCACTGGAGGTTGATTTGCTTCATACTAAGTCTTTTAGGCCTACGATCACAACTGATCCAGTCGGCAACGGCATTGATTCCACGATGGCCAGCATCACGGGTCAAGATAGTGAAGGACCCAACTCAAGGGAACATAGACGGCGGCGTTGGGCAGTCCCGGACGGCATTCTGTATTCACGCTCGTAACGGTACCTGCTGAAGACGAGACTCGCAAACCCTAGATGCCCACTAAGTGAGGAACCATGCTTAGAAGCGAACTATAATGTACTCCAATTCCTCTTCATTCCCCTCGTAGTGGCGTATTTAAAATGCGTCGTCGCTGTAATTTTGTGATCCAATCCGTGATGCTTCTCCTCGTCGTAAAGCTTTACTGTCCGCTCAGGCATAGTCCTCAAGAAGAAGACTGCGCGGCGGCGTTCTTGAGCTTCTCGTCAAAGGCCTCCATCTCGTCGTCCCACCTACCAAGAGGCGACAGGACAGGGGGCGAAATGGCACCGCTCGTAGCCTTACCAGGCAGGGCAGGGAATTCCTCGGTGCTGATGACCGGCGCCGGTGCGGGAGCCTGGGCGGCAGGAGCCTTAGCTTCCCGAGCGCCATTCGAATCCCCCCGTTCATGGTCATTCCCATACCCGCCACGACCGCCGCGTCCACCCCGCCCCTGCCCACGACCTCTTCCACGGCCCCTACCACCTCTCCGCTCTTCACCACCACCAGCATACCGATCACCCTGCGGCGCCTCATCCTCCCTCGAAGCAAACCGGCTCCCGGCAAGCCCCGCAGACCTCGTCCCCCGAACCCCGCCATTCGCGCCCCGGAACCccctcctctcctcctcaGCAGCGAGCGCCTCCTTGCCCTCGTCCCACCCGCCCTCCTTGATACTCATCGCCTTGAGCTTCCTCTCGCGGTTCTTGGCGCGCTCGTCGTCCATGCGCCGACGCTCCTCCTCgccgcgccgccgcctctCCTCGTCGGCTTTCTTGCGCTGCCGCGCCTCCTCCATGCCGCGCGCGTAGGCCTCCGCGTGGCTGCGCTCGTCCTGCTCCGCCTGCTCGAACTTGCGCGTCTTTTCGGCGTTGAGGATGCGCATCTGTTCCATTTTGGCGGCGAGTTGGGATTCGCTTAGTTTGGTACGTGGGTTCGCGCCCGAGCCGAGGCGGGCTTCTGCGTTGAGGGCTGTGTTTGCGCCgggagcggcggcggcgttctTTTCGCGGGGTGCGTGAGGTACTGCTGCCGGAGCGGGCGAGTTGCTCTTGGGAGAGGCCGCGTCGCTCGGGGCTGCGGCCGCCGGGGGAGGGGCGACAGCAGCATCATCGGCGGCAGGGGCAGTCGGTGCAACGGCCGGGGCAGGTGAGTTTTGCGCCGCGGGACCGGTGGGCGGCTTGGTCGCGGTCGCGGTCGCGGCCGGAGGGGGAGTCGAGACGGCGGCGGGGGCTGCCTGGCGAGGGCCGCGCGGGGCAGCAGGGGCCGGCTTGGGGTCGGCGAATCTGGAGTTTGCGAGACCACCCCTCGGCGCCGTGGGGGGTTTCTTGTTGGCCGGGGCTTGCTTTTGCGGcttctgctgctgttgctctgCAGCCTTGGGCGCGACGGGCGCGGGCGCTGGTGCTGGTTTTGGTGGCTCGACTGGCGGCGTCGCGACAGCGGCGGGAGGAGGGGCGACGACGGTTTCGACTGTCTCGATGGCCTGGGGATTGCTTACAGGCTCAAAGTCGTCAAAGAAGAGGTCGTCGTCTGTGCGGCCTCCAAATTGGTCGTCCATTGTGAAGGATATGTGTTCTGACAATTATACTAGACAAAAAGGTATGAAGGAGAGAATGTCGGTAAGGAGCTATAGCAAGGGAAGCTAAGATATTTGGAGCAGATGCACGAGGTTGGTTTGCGAAGGAGTTGCCCTCGAAGCTCTGGGTGTTTGGAGGGCCTGCGAACCATGTCGGATTAGGCAAGTGGGGTTGCCAAGCGCAAGTCGAGTCTGGAGGCACTGGAAGGAAATACCTTCGGCCCGCCATATCGGAGAAAGGCAGTCGAGTATCGGAGTTAGTGAGGCTGTTCCTCCCCAGTGTTTGGTACATGAATGGCGTGAATCATCTTGGCCGCACATCACGGCGCGAAGTGATTCTCAAAACTGATCAAAGTATTTTCCTCAAGCCTCAACATCGGTTGCCTCTAATTTCTGGATCAGCTTCTCAAGCAGCTCTTCATAGCTCTCCACGAATGGAATCTCATATCTCGAACAGACGACTTGAACATTGCCCCTCTTCTTGTACCCTTCAGAACAAGCGACAATGACCTTTCCCTTTGAGCGAGCACAAAGTCCCAACTCGAGCAAGCTGATGTGGCCTTCTGTCTCCGGTTCAAAGTAAACAACGATGATGTCGGCCCTCTCTTGCATATCCAGCTCCCAGTTAACCTGGTTGCTGAATCTCTCATCCGAAATATCCTCCTTCCAGGTGCTGTCCCAGTCCGGCCGGAAGGGATCAAATATGACCACCGGCAGATGAGCCAGTGAGTCGGCGACATCCTTGCGCCAGTCTCTCTTGCTTGTTGTGCCTGCGAGGAAGATTGTCCTTTCGCGGATTGTCTGTTCCCTCGTCAGAGGATGGATGACCCTGCTCTTCCTTTGTGTCGCGGTGCTCATGGCGGCAACGGGCGTGTCCCGAGACAACGTCGGCAAGACTCCAGACTCTTGACTCAAGCTTGTCGGTGGCTGCGTGTAAAGTGAAGGCGATCTTCCAGGATACACTTGGATTTGGTGACTCTGTCTTCTGGAAGAAGTTGGTGTGTGAGATATCTCTATCCTGCTAGTCAGCCTTAAGACGGATGACAGTCATCATGCAGCTCGGTCATTGGCCACTGCTGTATTGGGCTCCCAAATGAAGGCAGTTCAAAGCAACGAGTACCTTGGTCTTGTTTGCCGCAATTACCCAAACGCCTTTTCAGCCACGACTTCTGCCCAGGCCGACGCCCATGTTTCTTCCTGGTCTGCTGTCAACATGACGGTTTCGCATTGCTCAATTTCCCAAGATCCCTTGCATGCCCTGAATAGTTGATCGATGGTGAAAACTTTAGGGAGTAAGGCGAAAGTTTGAGCCCCATATTCAGCTATTGCTCCACCACCCAGTCGTACTGCAATATAGCTGTGCGCCTTAACATACCTTGGGTAAAAATGTTGGTGCAGTGATATCTCGTCCCGCCGTCTGTTCAACCAAACAATGATACACGGCTTACGGCAGACTCCTACCCGACGGATCTGCAGGTTGCTTGAGACCACGGGTGAGAAGTGAGGCCTATCGGGTTAATCCAACGGACAGCTACTTCGATAACACCCTTGCCGGCCTGTGTCCCCTTGTTTGGGCACACTTGGCCGTTCACCGGTGCTCCGTTTTCGTCGCCGGGAGCGTGGTGCCCTCCAATAGGACAGAACACAGATTGCTGGGGACCGTGGCTTCGGAAGATCACCACGCGCACCCTGGATGTGGATTTGGGGGTCTGCCAGTCTGGCACATCTGGACACCAATCTTGCGGTGAGCTACGCTGCTGCCCGCTGCTGCCCGCTGCTGAGGCCTTCTTCCTCCATATCTCACAGGCTCACAGGGAGGTCGGCGACCATCCCGGGCTGTCTCAGCTAGGTGTCACTTGCTGAGAAGGATCATGGCTGGcttggatggatggatgccGAAGCGGACAGACTCCACGTCCGTAAGGATTGGAAGAGGTCCAGGCGATGGTAGTGCTTGGCACCCACCTGACGGCTCGTAGTTTGTACGAAGTTGTGAAATGTGAAATCACGCAACCGATCTCGGCCCTGCGGACAGTTCTTCCTTCATGCTTAAGGTCACTCCCGGCCGCCCGGTTTTTCTTAATCTCGTTTCCTTCAACTGAATCATACCTAATCATACCTGCGTTTTTGCAGTCTCCTATATTTGCTATCACGGGCCTATGATACCATCCCCTCCAATGTTGCGTCATGAAGCGGTGAGAGAGTCAAAGCCATCAGGACTTCCGTACAAATACAGAAAACCCCCCCTCCCCACCTTTGGCTTGTGGCAAGTTACCCCAGGATCGAAGCGGATTCAGCCCGTCTACGAGCTCTTATCCTTCCGTGGCGTACGGATACTCCGAGTCAGAACCGCGGACGCTATCGTTCCCATCTCGAGGAGATGGCCGTGGTCTACAAATCTGGTGAGCCCCACGCCCCGGGCGAGGACGACTGCGAAGGGTGCCGGAAGATACACCGGGATCTAGTCGAACTATCCATTGGCTCCGAGTCTTCTGAAGAGTATGAAGATGGTGAGTTCCCTCTGTCTCTTATCGTAACTTGATCAAACTTGCTGGGCTTCGAGGAAAGTTCAAAAGGGGACAAGTGTCACAAGACGTGGGCGGGATGCTTCAGAGTGACAATTCGTGTCACATTGGTCCCTGTAGTTCCCCTGAGAAAACAGCAGTGGACCTTGTAGCTACGGGAGCTAGAGCACTTGGGCTGGCAGCAACTGCACCTAGGGACGATCCACTCAGCCCAAAACCTTGGGACGTCCACAGTGTCCACCCCTAAGGGAGAGGTCCCTTACGGGGAGATCCACGCTGCCTGGGGGAATGGTGGGCGGAGTGACTCCCTTTTTAGCGCATTTCGTCATTCGCCATTTTCGTTGCGAGTTCGCAGCCAATTTGGCCGATTCATCTTGGGAAATGCGTCACAATCCAACATCTGCTTGTTGCTTTCCTATCTCAACACGCCACATAACGTTTCCCTTTCCTTCAACCTCGATCGACCCATTCCATTCTCTCTGTTGGGTCGACCGGTCACATTCTTTCGCCTGAGCACCTCCGCTGACAAGCTGTCCCCCCTCCCTTCTCGCGCGACAGAAGACACAATGCCCTCCGCCATTGCGGCCTCCGACCTGTCCACGAACCTGAGCGACACGGACGACTGCCCCCAGGTCGCCCCCGAACTGCTCCACAACCTCAAGCACGACAGCTCcgtcctcgccctcgccgtCAGCGCCGAGAACGAACGCATATACGCCGGCACCCAAGATGGCGAGATTGTCGTGTGGTCGCTGGCCACCTTCCACCAGGAGCGCATCGTCCAGGCTCACAAGCGCAGCGTGCTGAGCCTGTTCCTTACCCCCGACGGCTCCATGCTGTTCTCGAGCGCCGGAGATCCCCTCATCAACGTCTGGTGTCCCAAGACGATGAAACGCCTGTACGAGATTTACAGCACATACGACGTTGGCGACATCTTTTCCGTGGCCTACAGCGCCCAGCACGAGACGGTGTACATTGGGGCGCAAAACACCTCGATTCAATGGGTCAGCCTCACCGACCCGAATAACCGTACCACTCACGACTCATCACAACACCCCGACCGTCGGAATCACAGGTTCTTCGACTCCCGAGCTGTAGGAGGGACAACGACGCCGCGCCGTAACGATGAGAGGTGGACATTGATCCCGCGATCTGAAAAGGTGGTGGAAATTCATCCGGGGGCTGTGCAGATGTTTGCCCACTACGGCTACGTCTACTCGATGCTCATGGCCAAGGGCCCTACCGTTCTAGTGGAACCTGAAGAGGATGTGCTCATCTCGGGCGGCGGAGACGGCACCATCAAGTTGTGGAAGCTTGGTGCTGAGGGAGACGATCAGGCGGCTGATAACGACCGCGAACCTGGCCTTCAAGAGCTTATGTCGCTCGGCACCGACGATGCGGAGTCGGTCATGTCTCTTGCGATTGATGGGTCTTTCTTGTATGCTGGGAAGCTGCAAGGAGTCATTGAACTGTGGGACCTCGATACAAAGTCCAAGTTGCGAGTGATCAAGGGGCATAGGGGCGATGTCATGACACTGCAAATGGGTTGGGGCTATCTCCTCAGCGCCTCTCGCTCTGGTTCTGCGAGTGTAAGGTCTTTGGTTTCCTCATTTCGTTCATCGCTAATAACTCTTAGAAACACACCACTGCCCACTACGGCCAGTACCAAGACAAGCAGGTGGCGAATATTAGCCAGAAGTACCAATGCGTGGCGCGCTGGAAGGCTCACGAGGGCAAGATTCTCTCGTCAGCAGTGACAACATACAACAACAGACAGTACTACATTACCGGCGGCAACGACGATGATGTTGCCATCTGGAACATTGACTGTTCGTCCTACGAGGACCAACAAAAGGAGGTAGAGGAAGCCAACGACGTGATGATTAAAACACTAGGGGAGTTCGTGTCCTACCGGACAGTGTCGTCACGCCCAGAATTCGCAGAGGACTGCCGAAGAGGTGCAACGTTCCTTGGGTCCTTGTTCAAGAGGCTTGGCGGCCATGTTGAGATGCTGAGCACCGAGAGCAGCCCCCACAACCCTGTTGTTCTTGCCAAGTTTGATGGTGTTTTGGAGCCGGCTGAGAAGCGGAAGAAGATCCTATTCTACGGCCACTACGATGTCGTCCCGGCAGATACCAAGAAGGGCAAGTGGGAGACTGACCCATTCCAAATGAAGGGCGTCAACGGATACCTCTACGGCAGAGGCGTCAGTGACAATAAGGGCCCGATCATGGCTGCGTTGTTCGCTGTGACAGACTTGCTGCAAGCTAAGAAACTTGCCAACGACGTCATCTTCCTGATCGAGGGAGAGGAAGAATCGGCTTCTCGCGGATTCAGGGAGATTGTTCGCAGGAACAAGGACCTCATCGGCGACGTCGACTACATCCTGCTTGCCAACAGTTACTGGCTCGACGATGAGGTCCCCTGCCTGACCTACGGCCTGCGTGGCGTTTTGCATGCCACTGTGTGCGTCGACTCACATCTACCTGACCAGCATTCTGGTGTAGACGGCTCCTACATGAACGACGAGCCCCTGTCAGATCTAACCTCCACTCTGTCAAAGCTGAAGGGGCCCGGTAATAAGGTGCTCATCCCCGGCTTCTACGACGATATCCTTCCCGTCACAGCCGAGGAGGAGACGCGCTACGACGACATTGCAGCCACGCTCATGCGCCAGAACCCAGAAAAGGGGCCCGCCGACAAGCTCAAGGCCGCACTGATGGCGCGCTGGAGAGAACCCAACTTGACGATCCATCGATACAAGGTATCAGGACCGGACGGCAGCCTAGTCAGCAGCCACGCGAGTGCTAACATCAGCTTGCGTCTGGTGCCGGGCCAGGAGGTCAACGACGTCATTGCCTCGCTGGGCTCGTACCTCGAGAGCGAGTTCGCGCAGCTCGAGTCCAAAAACTCGCTGACCATCAAGATTGATAACAAGGCCGAGCCGTGGCTGGGCGATCCCACAAACGCCATTTTCCAGACGCTCGAGGAGGCTATTATGCAGTCGTGGTCGTCCGTGTTTGCGGGTGAAGGTAAAGGGGCGGAGTCCGCGGAGACAACGGATAAGAATACGCAGAAGCCCAAGAAGCCTCTGTACATTCGTGAAGGCGGCTCTATTCCCGCGATCCGCTTCCTCGAGAAGGAGTTCGGCGCCCCGGCCGCGCACCTCCCTTGCGGACAGTCGTCGGATTCCGCCCACTTGGACAATGAAAGGTTGAGGGTTCTGAACCTCCTCAGGAGCCGGGAAATCATTGGGTCCGTGTTTGCTCGTTTGTAGATTGCGAGACATTCCGGGCGCTATCTACAGTATTATTCGGGAGGCGTTTTGGGTAGTGGGCAGCGGCATGTCCAAGGGCACATTGTACAAATAAACAGAAAAGTAGAAGGATACCCCAAAAATCAAAGCATTTCTAGACATTGCATTGTTCACCAGTATGtcattagtaaaagtatctCCGTCGGTCATGTGCAGGACCTGACTCGTTTATAACATGGGAAAAGATGACACTTTCAACCCCTCCGTTGACGTGATCCGACCATCGGCAAGCAGGAGCCGAGCGTCGGCCGTTGGAGCTTCCCCATTCGGCACGCCGGTTCGGGCAGTTCTTATCTTATCATTCACGACGACTCTCTCCCACCTCACGTCTCACATGAGAGGGCACTTTGAATTCGCATCACAAACCATCTCATACGGAATACTTGCAAGAGGTCAATTCTCGGAAGCTTACTGGGTGTACACCGTCGGGCTTTGGAATCGAGAAGACAGACAAAGGACCAGACAGTGAGAAAGGAAGATGGAGTACAAGCGTCAGTCTCCGGCCGCCGTGAAGGTGAAGCCGCGCCTCATCATCCACGGCGGCGCGGGTAACATCAAGCCGTCGAATCTGCAGCCGCCAGAGTATGCGGAGTACCGCCACGCCCTGCTGACGATTGTAAGTTCAAACATCACAAGCTCTCCCTTGCTTCTAGTTTGAGAATCCCATAGAGACCCTCTCACACCTCTCATCGACAACACTTCAACTCCTCCATACATGGTCCTCACACAACAACACAGGTCAGCAAGACAAACGCCTACCAAAACACTCCCTCCCCCACGGGCACATCCACCAGCGCCCTCCCCACAGCCCTAGAAACGGCAACCCACGCCGTCACCCTGCTAGAGAACAATCCCCTCTTCAACAGCGGCCACGGTGCAGTCTTCACCCGCGACGGCATCAACGAGCTCGAGGCCTCCGTCATGGTCTCCCGCGGCTTCGCGAAGCGCGGGGTCGGCGTCACGGGGCTGAGGCACGTCCGGAACCCGATTTTGTTGGCAAAAGCGATTTTGGAGCACGGGGATGAGGATTTGGGGGGCAATCCGGAGAGTAGTCACCCTTCTTCATCCTCTGAAActgatgctgctgctgctgccggtATCGACGCTCCCTCGGCACAAGGCCACACCCTCCTCCACGGCCCAACAGCAGAGACCCTCGCGAAAAGGTACGGGCTGGGCTTGGTATCTACGGACTACTTCTTCACCCAGCGGCGGTGGGACGAACACATCCGCGCCCTCGAACGGGAGAAAGCGGGCCAGGGCTCGAGCACGTACAGCACGACAGAGTTCCTCCCGCAAGGCACCGTCGGCGCCGTAGCCCTGGACGAAGACGGGGTCGTCTGCGCCGCGACGAGCACAGGCGGGCTGACGAATAAGTTGACGGGCCGTATCGGGGATACGCCTGTCGTCGGGGCCGGGTTCTGGGCCGAGGAGTGGGTTGAGGAGGGGGATCCGACGGGGGCGTTTGCGCGTGCTGGTGGTGCTGGGGACGGGTTCCTTGTGCTGAGTGAGAGTCTGAAGGGGTTGATGGCGGATTGTCTCCCCTCGCTGAGAACCTACTCCCCCGTACCTGGCGGCATGGCTAGTCTGCGCGAGGGTGTCAAGACGACGAGGGCGATTGCGGCCTCCGGGACGGGTAACGGGGACTCGTTCATGCGCGTCGCCGCAGGTCGGACCGTCGGCGCCGTGACGAGGTGGAAGCCGCTTTCCGGGGCCGACGCCGTGTCGTTTGTTTCTGGTCCGGGCGGGGAGTTGCAGAGTAGTGCGGGTCCGCGATGGAAGGTGACAGGCGAGGGTGAGGGCGGTATTATCGGGATCGAGGTTGCGGTTACGAGGGACGAGGGAGGGGAAGTGGTGGGTGTAAGGTCGGAGATTCTGCAGGATTTCAACTGTAATGGGATGTACAGGGCTTGGATCGCCGATGATGGCAAGGCGTATGCCAAGATTTATCGGGATGGTGTTGAGGGGGTTGATGTGAGGGAGTATTCTGAGAAGTGGTGAGCCCCAAACCGGATACGACATTTCCAGATTAGAAATGTTCTAGAGTCAGTCGAGGAGATTCAAGATACGGTATAGAACCAAGATTTTGAGAAGAAATCAGTGAGTTGATGGTACAATTATGAACACCTCTATCCCACACAGGGTCAGTACTCGTGTCAAAAAAGGGAGAAGAGAGACTGCCTCTCTCCTCGAATCCAAAACCCCAGCCATATCGAGAACGAATGCAGGTTTTGCCCCTGACCATGCTGCCTAGTCGGAAGCCGCCTCTCGTCTTTGGTGAGTTGGAAACCCCCCTCTAAGATCATAATGGCTGTCCACCCCTCATCTCCAGTCCAGTCTCCGGCGACTGGTGCAGACTTTTTGCCCCTATTCTACATATAACGCCACCCTCTCCGATGTTGCGATTTTTTCAATGAATTACAAAAATAGGATCAAATTACTTCGCTCCCTTGGGTTGTGGAAAACA
Proteins encoded in this region:
- a CDS encoding WD repeat domain-containing protein — translated: MAVVYKSGEPHAPGEDDCEGCRKIHRDLVELSIGSESSEEYEDVSTPKGEVPYGEIHAAWGNGGRSDSLFSAFRHSPFSLRVRSQFGRFILGNASQSNICLLLSYLNTPHNVSLSFNLDRPIPFSLLGRPVTFFRLSTSADKLSPLPSRATEDTMPSAIAASDLSTNLSDTDDCPQVAPELLHNLKHDSSVLALAVSAENERIYAGTQDGEIVVWSLATFHQERIVQAHKRSVLSLFLTPDGSMLFSSAGDPLINVWCPKTMKRLYEIYSTYDVGDIFSVAYSAQHETVYIGAQNTSIQWVSLTDPNNRTTHDSSQHPDRRNHRFFDSRAVGGTTTPRRNDERWTLIPRSEKVVEIHPGAVQMFAHYGYVYSMLMAKGPTVLVEPEEDVLISGGGDGTIKLWKLGAEGDDQAADNDREPGLQELMSLGTDDAESVMSLAIDGSFLYAGKLQGVIELWDLDTKSKLRVIKGHRGDVMTLQMGWGYLLSASRSGSASKHTTAHYGQYQDKQVANISQKYQCVARWKAHEGKILSSAVTTYNNRQYYITGGNDDDVAIWNIDCSSYEDQQKEVEEANDVMIKTLGEFVSYRTVSSRPEFAEDCRRGATFLGSLFKRLGGHVEMLSTESSPHNPVVLAKFDGVLEPAEKRKKILFYGHYDVVPADTKKGKWETDPFQMKGVNGYLYGRGVSDNKGPIMAALFAVTDLLQAKKLANDVIFLIEGEEESASRGFREIVRRNKDLIGDVDYILLANSYWLDDEVPCLTYGLRGVLHATVCVDSHLPDQHSGVDGSYMNDEPLSDLTSTLSKLKGPGNKVLIPGFYDDILPVTAEEETRYDDIAATLMRQNPEKGPADKLKAALMARWREPNLTIHRYKVSGPDGSLVSSHASANISLRLVPGQEVNDVIASLGSYLESEFAQLESKNSLTIKIDNKAEPWLGDPTNAIFQTLEEAIMQSWSSVFAGEGKGAESAETTDKNTQKPKKPLYIREGGSIPAIRFLEKEFGAPAAHLPCGQSSDSAHLDNERLRVLNLLRSREIIGSVFARL
- a CDS encoding asparaginase, yielding MEYKRQSPAAVKVKPRLIIHGGAGNIKPSNLQPPEYAEYRHALLTIVSKTNAYQNTPSPTGTSTSALPTALETATHAVTLLENNPLFNSGHGAVFTRDGINELEASVMVSRGFAKRGVGVTGLRHVRNPILLAKAILEHGDEDLGGNPESSHPSSSSETDAAAAAGIDAPSAQGHTLLHGPTAETLAKRYGLGLVSTDYFFTQRRWDEHIRALEREKAGQGSSTYSTTEFLPQGTVGAVALDEDGVVCAATSTGGLTNKLTGRIGDTPVVGAGFWAEEWVEEGDPTGAFARAGGAGDGFLVLSESLKGLMADCLPSLRTYSPVPGGMASLREGVKTTRAIAASGTGNGDSFMRVAAGRTVGAVTRWKPLSGADAVSFVSGPGGELQSSAGPRWKVTGEGEGGIIGIEVAVTRDEGGEVVGVRSEILQDFNCNGMYRAWIADDGKAYAKIYRDGVEGVDVREYSEKW